The genomic window AGCGTGAGAAGCTGCTGTCGGTAACCTGCGCGCCGAAGCTGAGCGAGTCGATGACGGTGAGGTCGGGATTCGAGAAGACGATTGCCTCGCCGGAGGCGGAGAGCTTGAAGTTGGCATGCAGCCCGACCTGCGTGCCGTCCTCATCAGCCCAGATCGTCAGATAGCCGTGGGCCGCGATCGTGGTATCGGGGAAGGTCCACTTGCCGAAATTGTCGAGCTTGTCGGAAAGGTGGAATCCGCCGAGTGCGATCGGCGCTGCAGTAGTGTTGTACAGCTCGATCCAGTCCTCGTATTCGCCGTCTTGATCGGTGATCGTCGTCGCGTTATCGGCCTGGAATTCGTTGACCACAATGCCGGTGCCAGCAGGTGCGATTACTGTGATCAGCGAATCTTCGAATTCTGCGCGTGGCGGCAGGAACGAGGCCGCACTCGCGTTTTCGCCGTAGATGTAGTAATGCAGATCGGAGTTGGCGACAGCGACAGAAATGCCGTAGACGCCGTCGCCGGCGGCGCCATCGTTGTGGGCGCCGTCGTCAAGCATGGCAGTCTTGGTGAAGGGATAGACCGGATTGTCGCGGTACGCCAACAACACGGAGGTTGCGTTTGCCATGGTGGCCGTAATCGCGACCGTTCCACCAAAGGGAACCACGGCCGGCGAGTGGGTAACGGCTGAAATCGTCGGACCGGCCGCCTGAAACGCCGAGTGGTTGGTGAGATAGGAGGCGCGGGCGTTCATCAATTGCACGATGCCGGGGGCCGGGCCGACCTGGGAATTGAGATTGGCCAAGAAACTGGAATAGGACGAGAACTTGTTGGGATCGGCCTGCACGGCGGAGGCGATGATATTCTGCAGTTCGACGCCACGGGTCTGGTACCAGCCGTTGGCGAAGTTCTCGGCGATCATCGTCTTCATGTGCGCGATGTACTGCTTGCGATAGGTGGTATTAGGTAGAAACTTGTTGACGATCGGGTAATTGGGATTGGTCTCGTTCAGGAACGGGGTGAGCTGCTGCATCTGGGTGACAGTCAGGCTGGAACCGCCGATCAGGGAGTTGTAGCCGCCGAAATTCATGTTCAAGTCCCATATGATCGGATTGAACTGCCGGGCGTCGTCGCGATAGAGATAGTAGTTGTGGCCGAAATTGATCGGCGCATCGAGGTTGACCAGCAGGTTGTCGTAAGCCAGCATCCACAAGTGGCGGTCGACATCGAACACCTGCGCGACATCGGCGGTATGGTTGTTGAGCGTGTCGAGAAAGTCGATGAAGCTGGACCAGCCCTCATCGGAGTCAAGCTCGTAGGTGTCCATGTAGGCGGTCGAATCCTCGCCCTCGTAGCCCCAGACGACCCAGCTCATGGGCGGGCCTTCGATCTCGCCCTTGATGCGCGCGCCGCCACCGCTGCCAAAATGGGTATTGCAGAAGAGCTTGTCGACATCCTGCACGTTGACATACAGCCCCATCAAGGTGCCATTAACATAGACGT from Candidatus Zixiibacteriota bacterium includes these protein-coding regions:
- a CDS encoding CotH kinase family protein, with amino-acid sequence MSKFLQLILIILALCPLAASQDLYDVSVIHTVQITFQQSNWDHLLDSLYAIGEDRLLGSCTVDGVFYDSVGVRYKGFSTYSPSRVKNPFNIKLDYIIDDQEHQGYGTLKLANVWFDPSFLREVLGYEIARKYMAAGLAAYSNVYVNGTLMGLYVNVQDVDKLFCNTHFGSGGGARIKGEIEGPPMSWVVWGYEGEDSTAYMDTYELDSDEGWSSFIDFLDTLNNHTADVAQVFDVDRHLWMLAYDNLLVNLDAPINFGHNYYLYRDDARQFNPIIWDLNMNFGGYNSLIGGSSLTVTQMQQLTPFLNETNPNYPIVNKFLPNTTYRKQYIAHMKTMIAENFANGWYQTRGVELQNIIASAVQADPNKFSSYSSFLANLNSQVGPAPGIVQLMNARASYLTNHSAFQAAGPTISAVTHSPAVVPFGGTVAITATMANATSVLLAYRDNPVYPFTKTAMLDDGAHNDGAAGDGVYGISVAVANSDLHYYIYGENASAASFLPPRAEFEDSLITVIAPAGTGIVVNEFQADNATTITDQDGEYEDWIELYNTTAAPIALGGFHLSDKLDNFGKWTFPDTTIAAHGYLTIWADEDGTQVGLHANFKLSASGEAIVFSNPDLTVIDSLSFGAQVTDSSFSRCPNGTGPFGTTAPSFGVANACPAGYTFVVVNEIQADNATTITDQDGEYEDWIELYNTSSSSVSLAGCYLSDKTDNVTKWALSDTTIAANGYLVIWADEDGAQVGLHANFKLSASGEAVVFTAPDTTVLQSVVFGAQTTDKTFSRCPNGTGSFSETDPSFAAANDCSTYLCGDADGSTAVSISDAVYLINYIFAGGPAPNPLLAGDADCSSAVSISDGVYLINYIFAGGPAPCAACP